Proteins encoded within one genomic window of Spirulina major PCC 6313:
- a CDS encoding LCP family protein yields the protein MVSPLPSALKMFNVTDEIAAAGPSHSEAASSQHGQIPAMFEYKIERPVNILVMGIDRVPDAEVGSEEAFEGHTDTMILMRFDPTDQSVRMLSVPRDTQVFIPDVGTTKINAANVYGGAGLAMDVVGETLNGVTIDRYVRVTNDAFRELVDLVGGVEVFVPRPMVYEDKTQGLTIDLRKGWQTLDGDEAEQFARFRMDEYGDIGRVQRQQVLLKAMRERLQSPAVLPRLPKVVQRMLSFVDTDLSMEELLALVNFGMALDKEAVKMVLLPGRFSEEFEFEGVSYWIMSHPGRDRVMQDFFEVEPGYDMGDRSLQSVRIGLQNATSDPDLLTQAADHLAAQGFRNVFYSQSKSPRLLRQSEIIVQQGNTDAADAIQDALGFGVIQADSTGDLASEITIRVGSDWFDQLPAAQESTDEES from the coding sequence ATGGTCAGTCCCCTCCCCTCCGCCTTAAAAATGTTCAACGTCACGGATGAAATCGCCGCCGCTGGCCCCTCTCACAGCGAAGCTGCATCGTCCCAGCATGGGCAAATTCCGGCCATGTTCGAGTATAAAATCGAACGCCCGGTCAATATCTTAGTCATGGGAATCGATCGCGTCCCCGATGCTGAAGTAGGCAGCGAGGAAGCCTTTGAAGGCCATACGGACACCATGATTCTGATGCGCTTCGACCCGACGGATCAATCCGTGCGGATGTTGTCTGTGCCCCGCGACACCCAAGTCTTTATCCCCGATGTGGGGACAACCAAAATCAATGCTGCCAATGTCTACGGCGGCGCAGGGCTGGCGATGGATGTGGTGGGCGAAACCCTCAATGGGGTCACCATCGATCGCTATGTGCGAGTCACCAATGATGCGTTTCGGGAATTGGTGGATCTCGTCGGTGGAGTTGAAGTCTTTGTGCCGCGGCCCATGGTCTACGAGGACAAAACCCAGGGGTTAACCATTGATCTGCGCAAAGGTTGGCAAACCCTAGACGGCGACGAGGCGGAACAGTTTGCCCGGTTCCGGATGGATGAATATGGTGATATTGGCCGGGTGCAACGGCAACAGGTGCTGCTCAAGGCGATGCGCGAACGGCTTCAGAGTCCGGCGGTGTTGCCGCGCTTGCCGAAGGTGGTGCAGCGGATGCTGTCCTTTGTGGATACGGATTTGAGCATGGAAGAATTGCTCGCCTTGGTCAACTTTGGGATGGCGTTGGACAAAGAAGCGGTGAAAATGGTGTTGCTGCCGGGTCGTTTTAGCGAGGAATTTGAGTTTGAAGGGGTGAGCTATTGGATTATGTCCCATCCGGGACGCGATCGCGTCATGCAAGACTTCTTTGAAGTGGAACCGGGCTATGACATGGGCGATCGCTCCCTCCAATCCGTGCGCATCGGCCTGCAAAACGCCACCAGTGATCCAGACCTCCTCACCCAAGCCGCCGACCACCTCGCAGCACAGGGTTTTCGCAATGTCTTTTATTCCCAGTCCAAATCGCCCCGTCTCCTGCGCCAAAGTGAAATCATTGTGCAACAGGGCAACACCGATGCCGCCGATGCGATCCAAGATGCCCTTGGTTTTGGGGTCATCCAAGCCGATTCAACGGGGGATCTCGCCTCAGAAATTACCATTCGGGTAGGGTCTGATTGGTTTGATCAACTCCCTGCCGCCCAGGAGTCAACAGACGAGGAATCATGA